Within the Devosia lucknowensis genome, the region ATATCCTCGTAGACCCCGTCCCAGTCGAGCGGTGCGCCGCCCGATCGTATCATCCGCAACCGTGTCCCGCCGGCCTCTTCCGTCAGCTCTATGGCATCGCTCGAGCCTTCCCATTCGCCGAACTGCACCACGCGCCGCGCCGCGTCCGCTTCCGCATGGTCGAGGAAGATGAATTTGATCTCCTCGGCAAGGCTCGGCGCGTCCCACCCGAACCAGGTTTCGATCAGTTTGGGATCCCGCAGTGCCTCCCAGACGCTCTCGATGGGCGCGGCAATGGTGATATCGACCACGACCTGTCTCGTGTCCGGCGTCTCGCTCATGGCACTCTCCTCAATTGATCGGCTTGGTTTTGCTGTCGGCGACGGCCGGATGCGCTGCGGCCGTCAGGTGATAGCGGCGCCTTCCGGCGCCTTGCGGATATCGTGCCGCCACGGCCGCGACCGCCTCGCTGAGTGCGGCAGCGAAATCCTCGAAATCGTGTGGCTGCTCAAAGCCGACATCGGCCTCTATTGTCAGCGTCAGCAGCCGCGCGCCAGCTGCCTCGGCCGCGCCCCGCATGCGGGTCACCTCGCGCACGATGTCGCCTGCCACAGCAACCAGGTGTTCCGCGGCGTACCGGTCCTGGGCGTCCACCTCTTTGCGGCCCAGCAGCGCCGGGTCGAGCACGAAGGCATCCGCCGATGCGACGAGCACCCGCTCGACGAAACCGCGGCGCTTGCGCTCCTCCACCAGTCGCACCAGTCCGGCGGCTTCGAGGGCCCGCAGGTGGTAGCCCAGCTGCTGGCGGGACATGTCGAGACGCTTGGCCAGGCTGCTGGCCGAGCCTGGCTCGCGCAAGGCATCCAGCAAGCGTCGCTTGATCGGCGAGAGCACCATCATGGCGCGCGCGGCATCATCGATCAGGCGGGTCGGTTCGGATGCAGTCATGGCCCAAGGCTAGAATTGACAATTATATTTGTCAATTAACAACGAGGGTGAGCGTGGTCATCGCCGGACGATATCGTGTTGACCGGCCGGAAGGATGATGGTCAATCTTTTCAAGGGAGAAAGCGGCGCCGGGGAGCGCTGCAAGCATGAGGGGAGGCGATCCGTGCAGGGTTTAGCCGCGCTGGTCAAAGGTATCAGCGCTATCAACTGGCTTGTGGGCCAGATCTTGTCTTGGCTGGCATTGGCCTGTGTTCTGGTCTGCTTCACCGTCGTGGTGCAGCGCTACTTCTTCAACACCTCGACGCTTTGGGTACAGGATCTCTATGTCTGGGTCGGAGGCGCCATGTTCACGGGCGTCGCCGGTTTCGCGCTCCTGCGTGACGATCATGTTCGTGTCGACATTTTCTACCGCCCGTCTTCGGTCAGGCGCAAAGCCATGGCCGATCTCTTCGGCGTGGTCGTGTTCCTTCTCCCTTTCATGTATGTCGTCATTCGCTACTGCTATCCGGCGGTGGCGCGCTCCTGGGGCTTTTACGAGGGCTCCTCGAATATCGGGGGCATGCCGGGGCTGTTCATCCTCAAGGGCTTCATAATCGCCTTTGCCGTGCTGGTCGGCCTTCAGGGCATAGCCATGGCAGCACGCGCCATTCTGGTTCTCGCCAACCGCGAGGAACTCCTGCCGCCAGACCTCCGCTATAAGACAGACGACGCAAGGGAAGCGCACTGATGGATCCCGTCCTTATCGGCGAGATTCTCGCCGCCCTGATGTTCGTGGGCGTCATCGGCGTCCTCATGCTCGGTTTCCCGGTCGCCTTTTCGCTGGCCGGCACGGCCATTCTCTTTGGCCTCGTCGGATGGTGGCTGGGCGTCTATGACCCCTCCAACTATGGCTCGCTGGCCGGGCGCTATATCGGCCTCATGACCAACGAAGTCCTGGTGGCGGTGCCGCTGTTCGTGTTCATGGGCGTAATGCTCGAACGCTCGGGAATTGCCGAGCAACTTCTGCTCACCATGGGCAAGCTGTTCGGCAATTTGCGGGGCGGACTTGCCTTGTCGGTGATTGTCGTCGGTGCGTTGCTCGCCGCCTCCACCGGCGTGGTCGGCGCCACCGTCGTTACCATGGGCCTGATTTCGCTGCCTGCCATGCTGCGTGCCGGCTACGATCCCAAGCTTGCGACCGGCGTCATCTGCGCTTCGGGCACCCTGGGTCAGATCATACCGCCTTCCACGGTGCTGATTTTCATGGGCGACATGCTCTCGGGCATCAATGCCCAGGTGCAGATGGAAAAGGGCAACTTTGCCCCCGAACCCGTTTCGGTCGGCGCCCTGTTTGCAGGTGCCATCATTCCTGGCCTGCTGCTGGTTTCGCTCTACGCGATCTTCGTCATCGTCAAGGCCTGGCTCGACCCCAAGTCTGCGCCAGCAACGCCGGTGCCCGAAACCGAAAAGGCATCGCTCTGGCGTGAGGTGGTCGTGGCGCTTATTCCGCCACTACTCCTCATCATTGCCGTGCTCGGCTCCATCCTGGCCGGCATCGCCACCCCAACCGAGGCTGCCTCGGTCGGCTCGGTTGGCGCGCTG harbors:
- a CDS encoding TRAP transporter large permease is translated as MDPVLIGEILAALMFVGVIGVLMLGFPVAFSLAGTAILFGLVGWWLGVYDPSNYGSLAGRYIGLMTNEVLVAVPLFVFMGVMLERSGIAEQLLLTMGKLFGNLRGGLALSVIVVGALLAASTGVVGATVVTMGLISLPAMLRAGYDPKLATGVICASGTLGQIIPPSTVLIFMGDMLSGINAQVQMEKGNFAPEPVSVGALFAGAIIPGLLLVSLYAIFVIVKAWLDPKSAPATPVPETEKASLWREVVVALIPPLLLIIAVLGSILAGIATPTEAASVGSVGALLLSLLRGKLTLGILRQAVISTATITSMVFIILFGAAVFSIVFRMMGGDNLVHEFLSSMPGGAVGAIIIVMLVMFLLGFILDTFEIIFIVIPITAPVLLALDVNPIWLGVMVGVNLQTSFLTPPFGFALFYLRGVAPSRITTGMIYKGVVPFVILQIVALITLFFFPQLITWLPGVLY
- a CDS encoding TRAP transporter small permease subunit, translated to MQGLAALVKGISAINWLVGQILSWLALACVLVCFTVVVQRYFFNTSTLWVQDLYVWVGGAMFTGVAGFALLRDDHVRVDIFYRPSSVRRKAMADLFGVVVFLLPFMYVVIRYCYPAVARSWGFYEGSSNIGGMPGLFILKGFIIAFAVLVGLQGIAMAARAILVLANREELLPPDLRYKTDDAREAH
- a CDS encoding ArsR/SmtB family transcription factor, with the translated sequence MTASEPTRLIDDAARAMMVLSPIKRRLLDALREPGSASSLAKRLDMSRQQLGYHLRALEAAGLVRLVEERKRRGFVERVLVASADAFVLDPALLGRKEVDAQDRYAAEHLVAVAGDIVREVTRMRGAAEAAGARLLTLTIEADVGFEQPHDFEDFAAALSEAVAAVAARYPQGAGRRRYHLTAAAHPAVADSKTKPIN